A window of the Lolium perenne isolate Kyuss_39 chromosome 7, Kyuss_2.0, whole genome shotgun sequence genome harbors these coding sequences:
- the LOC127316949 gene encoding uncharacterized protein, with the protein MISTHWSFVRDSDAPKPEAGEVVMTKAWVERGLSLPCSEFFLSILNTYGLQPHNICPNSYLLLSNFVTLCEGHLGIRPDVKLWQFFFRVKKETKDKAMVNCGSMTFMLRPNRMYPPHDSHESVRYWNAGWFYEKNVSVPGVHEGLPQFVNEPPEELASWSFVPPLALTPTLEKAARRISWLVHDGLTGAQLTLSWFSRRIQPLRYNARLMCAYTGADDLLRVTRHDLPADSLKRRIKTLVKIPRGQQVPELFKDMYTNDQCPPLNTLAEENFRTIIRVPVTGDTAEEAPEDDEEEEDQAPRKAAPRPTKRPRAKASGSEAGASGEASAKKPKTTKPPPLDSRKAERARLRMLSTAGQGTRPIIPGAPNPKTAATRTTSQEPITKYLKKSPAVGPSTPVPPSASHPTPQPSPPPADPSPPPAANTPPEIIPVSSGHAEEEDPKAKGPAQEEAETQGQGEAEVTSEKAGEGAGDMVLFPKNFGDPADTTSTPKAYATKFFNKLSEAEKWELEQDLLNAMLNNAWGKPDSRTSEIQDFKKNIGQFCDQLICKQKVLPSSPQACRRKLKK; encoded by the exons atgatctccacacactggagtttcgttcgtgactccgacgcccccaagccagaagccggagaagttgtcatgaccaaggcttgggtggaacgcggtctttcactcccttgttcggaatttttcctctccatcctcaacacatacgggctccagccccacaacatttgccccaattcataccttctcttgtccaacttcgtgactctctgcgaaggacatcttgggatccggccagatgtcaagttgtggcaattctttttccgagtgaagaaagaaactaaggacaaagcaatggtgaactgcggaagcatgacgttcatgctccgccctaaccgcatgtatcctccccatgattcacacgaatccgtccggtactggaatgccggatggttctacgagaagaaTGTTTCCGTTCCGGGTGTCCACGAAGGCCTCCCTCAATTTGTCAACGAACCTCCAgaagaacttgcaagctggagcttcgtgcCTCCACTTGCCTTGACCCCAACCTTGGAGAAagctgcgcggagaatctcctggctagtccacgacggactgaccggagctCAGCTCAcgcttagctggttctcccggagaatccagcctcttcgctacaacgcgcgcctgatgtgcgcttataccggggcggacgatcttctccgggttacccgccatgatcttccggctgattctctgaagagaaggatcaagacgctggtgaagattccgaggggccaacaggtcccggaacttttCAAAGATATGTACACGAAcgatcagtgtcctccg ctcaacactttggcggaggaaaacttccgcaccatcattcgcgtccccgtcaccggcgacacggcggaggaggctccggaagacgacgaggaggaagaggaccaggcaccccgcaaggcagccccacgacctacaaagcgtccccgcgccaaagcttccggctctgaagccggagccagcggcgaggcctccgccaagaagccgaagacgacgaaaccacctccgctagactcaaggaaagcggagcgtgcgcgtctaaggatgctctcgacggctggccaaggcacacgccccatcatccccggcgcccc gaatccgaaaaccgctgccacgcggaccaccagccaggagcccatcacgaagtacctgaagaaatctccggctgttggtccctctactccagttccaccaagcgcttcccacccaactcctcaaccgtcgCCACCTCcggctgatccatctcccccacctgccgcaaacactccaccggaaataattccggttagcagcgggcatgcagaagaagaagatcctaaggccaaaggccctgcccaagaagaggcggaaacacaaggccagggagaggcggaagtcacttccgagaaggctggagagggcgctggcgacatggtcctttttccgaagaacttcggagatccggctgacaccacttccacccccaaggcgtatgccaccaagttttttaacaagctgtctgaggcggagaagtgggagcttgaacaagacctactcaacgccatgctgaacaacgcctgggggaagccggattccaggacatcagaaatccaggacttcaagaaaaacattggccagttctgcgatcaacttatctgcaagcaaaaggtactccccagtagcccccaagcatgtaggcggaaactcaaaaagtag
- the LOC127316950 gene encoding uncharacterized protein produces the protein METAEQHWDLLNENILEPLGYPEQRRNLFPRDDLLQLAGDDCKDLISASRKICYNLNIKRSRTCDVRKLIGKMDVLPELVTDLQASSARGAAAMALTMCLAHTPGLDLDEVTTGVPPDADVGALLDAVSGYDTRIARRIRHEEFYDKVVLAADEPLEAELQKELDAKARPAESGAQFTWTSSKDAPQEEPKTSTAASEEKESEEDVSSPAEGAKEQDPEGKTSPAKGE, from the exons atggagacggcggagcaacactgggacttgctcaatgagaacatcttgg agccgcttgggtacccggaacagcgccggaatttgttcccacgggacgaccttctgcaactcgcgggcgatgactgcaaggatctcatctccgcctcccgcaaaatatgctataacttgaacatcaagaggagccgcacttgcgacgtgcgcaagcttattggtaagatggatgttttgccggagctggtgacggatctgcaagcatcttcagcccgaggcgcagctgcaatggccttgaccatgtgcctagcacatactccgggtcttgatcttgatgaagtgaccacgggcgttcctccggatgcggatgtcggcgcgctgctggatgcagtgagcggctacgacacccgtatcgcgcgcaggatccggcacgaggaattctacgacaaggtcgtcctcGCTGCTGACGAGCCCTTAGAAGCGGAACTTCAGAAGGAACTCGACgccaaggcgcgacctgcggaatccggagcccagtttacctggaccagctccaaggatgctccccaagaggaacccaagaccagcactgctgcctctgaagaaaaagaaagtgaagaagacgtgtcttctccggccgaaggcgccaaggaacaagatccagagggcaagacttctccggctaagggggagtga